The following are encoded in a window of Lacinutrix sp. WUR7 genomic DNA:
- the rplA gene encoding 50S ribosomal protein L1, whose product MARLTKKKKEALAKIEKGKVYSITEASALIKEISNAKFDASVDLAVRLGVDPRKANQMVRGVVSLPHGTGKDVKVLALVTPDKEAEAKEAGADFVGLDEYLDKIKSGWTDVDVIITMPSVMGKLGPLGRVLGPRGLMPNPKTGTVTMDIAKAVTEVKAGKIDFKVDKTGIVHAAIGKASFSADKIEDNANELLQTLMKLKPTASKGVYVKSIFMSSTMSPSIAVDTKIG is encoded by the coding sequence AGAGGCTTTAGCAAAAATAGAAAAAGGAAAAGTTTATTCTATTACTGAAGCATCTGCATTAATAAAAGAAATATCTAATGCAAAGTTTGACGCATCTGTAGATTTAGCAGTTCGTTTAGGAGTTGATCCTAGAAAAGCTAACCAAATGGTAAGAGGTGTTGTATCTCTTCCTCATGGTACAGGTAAAGACGTAAAAGTTTTAGCATTAGTAACTCCAGATAAAGAAGCAGAAGCTAAAGAAGCTGGAGCAGATTTCGTTGGTTTAGATGAGTACCTTGATAAAATCAAGAGTGGTTGGACAGACGTAGACGTTATTATTACTATGCCTAGTGTTATGGGGAAATTAGGTCCTTTAGGACGTGTATTAGGTCCTCGTGGTTTAATGCCTAACCCTAAGACTGGTACAGTAACAATGGATATTGCAAAAGCCGTTACAGAAGTAAAAGCTGGTAAAATTGACTTTAAAGTAGATAAAACTGGTATTGTACATGCTGCAATTGGAAAAGCATCTTTTAGTGCTGATAAAATTGAGGACAATGCAAATGAATTATTACAAACATTAATGAAACTTAAACCAACTGCATCTAAGGGAGTTTATGTAAAAAGCATTTTTATGTCTTCTACTATGAGCCCTAGTATAGCTGTAGATACTAAAATTGGTTAA
- the rplL gene encoding 50S ribosomal protein L7/L12: MADLKDFAEQLVNLTVKEVNELATILKDEYGIEPAAAAVAVAAGPAGGGDAAEAQTEFDVILKAAGGSKLAVVKLVKELTGLGLKEAKGLVDDAPSAIKEGVTKDEAEGLKASLEEAGAEVELK, encoded by the coding sequence ATGGCAGATTTAAAAGATTTCGCAGAACAATTAGTTAACTTAACAGTAAAAGAAGTTAATGAATTAGCAACTATATTAAAAGATGAGTACGGTATTGAGCCTGCTGCTGCAGCTGTAGCTGTTGCTGCTGGACCTGCAGGTGGTGGAGACGCTGCTGAAGCTCAAACTGAATTTGACGTAATATTAAAAGCCGCTGGTGGTTCTAAATTAGCAGTAGTAAAATTAGTTAAGGAATTAACTGGTTTAGGTTTAAAAGAAGCTAAAGGTTTAGTTGATGATGCACCAAGTGCAATCAAAGAAGGAGTTACTAAAGACGAAGCAGAAGGCTTAAAAGCTTCTTTAGAAGAAGCGGGAGCTGAGGTAGAGCTTAAGTAA
- the rplJ gene encoding 50S ribosomal protein L10 encodes MTREDKSQVIKDLTSQLADNANIYLADISGLNAVATSNLRRACFKANVQLAVVKNTLLEKAMEASDREFGDLPSVLKGNTSVMYSETGNAPAKVIKAFRKKSEKPLLKGAFIEEAVYIGDEQLDMLVDIKSKEELIGDIIGLLQSPAKNVISALQSGGNTLSGILKTLSQKEG; translated from the coding sequence ATGACAAGAGAAGACAAATCACAAGTAATTAAAGACTTAACTTCACAATTAGCTGATAACGCAAATATCTATTTAGCAGATATTTCTGGATTAAACGCAGTTGCAACATCTAATTTACGTCGTGCTTGTTTTAAAGCAAACGTACAATTAGCAGTTGTTAAGAACACATTACTTGAAAAAGCAATGGAAGCATCAGATAGAGAATTTGGTGATCTTCCTTCAGTTTTAAAAGGAAATACATCGGTGATGTATTCTGAAACTGGAAACGCTCCAGCTAAAGTAATTAAAGCTTTCAGAAAGAAATCAGAGAAGCCTTTATTAAAAGGTGCTTTTATTGAAGAAGCTGTTTACATTGGTGATGAGCAATTAGATATGTTAGTTGACATCAAGTCGAAAGAAGAATTAATTGGAGATATCATTGGATTATTACAATCTCCAGCTAAAAACGTTATTTCAGCGCTTCAATCGGGAGGAAATACACTTTCAGGTATCTTAAAAACATTATCTCAAAAAGAGGGATAA